Proteins encoded by one window of Aquipuribacter hungaricus:
- a CDS encoding AAA family ATPase, with translation MDTSGWGLPVRRLERDPAHGRPSSWAARVPAVAQVLDQGWDLGPATVLVGENGAGKSTLVEALAGAAGLDVRGGSTNTAGMGGDAHPDPLAGALRVRRGAGAARWGFFLRAETMHGVFDRVHGSRDDPDDFHAMSHGESFLSLLGTRRFSGSGLYVLDEPESALSFTSCLSLVGVLHDLVATGTAQVVVATHSPVLAALPGADLLVVDGDGLTPSAWEDLPLVAHWRTFMDDPRRYLRHVVP, from the coding sequence GTGGACACGAGCGGGTGGGGCCTGCCGGTGCGACGGCTCGAGCGCGACCCGGCGCACGGCCGCCCGTCGTCGTGGGCGGCCCGGGTGCCCGCGGTGGCCCAGGTGCTCGACCAGGGCTGGGACCTCGGCCCGGCGACCGTGCTCGTCGGGGAGAACGGGGCCGGCAAGTCGACGCTCGTCGAGGCGCTCGCCGGCGCCGCCGGGCTGGACGTGCGCGGGGGCAGCACGAACACCGCCGGTATGGGCGGCGACGCGCACCCCGACCCGTTGGCCGGGGCGCTGCGCGTGCGGCGCGGCGCCGGCGCCGCACGGTGGGGGTTCTTCCTGCGGGCCGAGACCATGCACGGCGTCTTCGACCGGGTGCACGGCTCGCGGGACGACCCCGACGACTTCCACGCCATGAGCCACGGCGAGTCGTTCCTGTCCCTGCTCGGCACCCGGCGCTTCAGCGGGTCCGGTCTCTACGTCCTCGACGAGCCGGAGAGCGCCCTGTCGTTCACCAGCTGCCTGTCCCTGGTCGGGGTCCTCCACGACCTCGTCGCCACCGGCACCGCGCAGGTCGTGGTGGCGACCCACTCCCCCGTCCTGGCGGCGCTGCCGGGGGCGGACCTGCTGGTGGTGGACGGGGACGGGCTGACCCCGTCGGCGTGGGAGGACCTGCCGCTCGTCGCGCACTGGCGGACGTTCATGGACGACCCGCGCCGGTACCTGCGGCACGTCGTCCCGTGA
- a CDS encoding diguanylate cyclase gives MGDDDHQDGAGTAATVPGSPFPGFAEAAEAVLADLQGRLGLTLWLVTRAVGEHQVVLHAQDAPEGYGITAGTVLSWSGSLCTVMAAGDGPHVAPRVADVPAYATAPNRAVAPIEAYVGVPLVQPDGELFGTLCAFDPEPQPGALVEAEDLVVLQARLLSTVLHLELGTEELHRRAERAETDATTDVLTGLGNRRGWEQVLAAEETRCSRYGHPASVLVVDLDELKVVNDGSGHAAGDELLRRAAEVLHGSLRSTDYVARVGGDEFAVLAVETGPEGGRVEADRLREALRGAGIAAALGLGSRAPDRSLTDAWRDADADMYRQKPSRRTARQD, from the coding sequence GTGGGCGACGACGACCACCAGGACGGGGCCGGCACCGCGGCGACCGTCCCGGGCTCCCCGTTCCCCGGCTTCGCGGAGGCCGCCGAGGCCGTCCTCGCGGACCTGCAGGGGCGCCTCGGCCTCACGCTCTGGCTGGTGACCCGGGCCGTCGGCGAGCACCAGGTCGTCCTGCACGCCCAGGACGCGCCCGAGGGCTACGGCATCACCGCGGGCACGGTGCTCAGCTGGAGCGGCTCGCTGTGCACGGTCATGGCGGCCGGCGACGGCCCGCACGTCGCGCCGCGGGTGGCGGACGTGCCGGCGTACGCCACCGCTCCCAACCGCGCCGTCGCACCCATCGAGGCCTACGTCGGGGTGCCGCTGGTGCAGCCGGACGGGGAGCTGTTCGGGACCCTCTGCGCCTTCGACCCCGAGCCCCAGCCGGGCGCCCTGGTCGAGGCCGAGGACCTCGTCGTCCTGCAGGCGCGCCTGCTGTCGACGGTGCTGCACCTGGAGCTCGGCACCGAGGAACTCCACCGCCGGGCGGAGCGGGCCGAGACCGACGCCACGACCGACGTGCTCACCGGGCTCGGCAACCGTCGCGGCTGGGAGCAGGTGCTCGCGGCGGAGGAGACGCGGTGCAGCCGGTACGGCCACCCCGCGAGCGTCCTCGTCGTCGACCTGGACGAGCTCAAGGTCGTCAACGACGGGTCCGGCCACGCCGCCGGGGACGAGCTGCTGCGCCGGGCCGCGGAGGTGCTGCACGGCTCCCTGCGCAGCACCGACTACGTCGCCCGGGTCGGCGGGGACGAGTTCGCCGTCCTCGCGGTGGAGACCGGGCCCGAGGGCGGCCGGGTGGAGGCAGACCGGCTGCGCGAGGCGCTGCGCGGGGCGGGGATCGCCGCCGCGCTGGGGCTGGGCTCGCGCGCGCCGGACCGCAGCCTCACCGACGCCTGGCGCGACGCCGACGCGGACATGTACCGGCAGAAGCCGTCGCGGCGGACCGCCCGGCAGGACTAG